The Strigops habroptila isolate Jane chromosome 8, bStrHab1.2.pri, whole genome shotgun sequence genome includes a window with the following:
- the LOC115612094 gene encoding coagulation factor IX-like isoform X2 codes for MHTKMESRSSIVMFLLLMCSLNSSCPFAHSVFMRKDEAHEVLKVHKRANYFLEEIRPGNLERECNEEKCSFEEAKEIFHSQEKTMEFWFNYRGLNPCNTNPCNNGGVCKIRHYNYFCICPPKFGGDNCEKEKFECWYKNGGCWQYCRDSSAFHVVCSCAKDYTLHEDGKRCVQAAPFPCGLIKARQALEEERLGLERLPRGLREHGDDEAKRNESTEGTVRQMELNQSAAGENETLKDGFGQSTHTEGDTGQAEVTGNKTLVDSVTQMPLGAGVPVHGGAVGGTPRPGEPGRGPAPWHEPTQGPVWQEETTEPAARQEEVLENAIPTARAGLHWSSDRGRVSDMPQFVQINVSSTLQHNGSRITGGTLCHRGHCPWQVLIRNSKDIGFCGGSLIGSRWVVTAAHCLDLVRPHHVTVGDFDKYQREFKEQKISVERSWTHPHYDSNDYNSDIALLYLSSAVVFNEYAIPICLPSPSLATLLSEEGRIGMVSGWGATHDRGSTLRFLMKVRLPIVNMETCQRSMDRLVTDNMFCAGHHTEVADACKGDSGGPFTVSHHNTWFLLGIVSWGEGCAEKGKYGVYTRVSNYIPWIKEIVESVADSENFSINFS; via the exons ATGCACACTAAAATGGAGAGCCGTTCCTCAATTGTGATGTTTCTCCTGCTGATGTGCTCCCTCAACAGCAGCTGTCCATTTGCACATTCAG tgTTCATGAGGAAGGACGAAGCACACGAGGTGCTCAAAGTCCATAAACGCGCCAACTATTTTCTAGAAGAGATTCGTCCAGGGAACCTGGAGAGAGAATGCAACGAGGAGAAGTGTTCCTTTGAGGAGGCCAAGGAGATCTTCCACTCACAGGAGAAAACG ATGGAGTTTTGGTTCAATTACAGAG gTTTAAATCCATGTAATACAAATCCCTGTAACAACGGTGGAGTCTGCAAAATAAGACACTACAATTACTTTTGCATCTGCCCCCCAAAATTTGGAGGAGACAACTGTGAAAAAG AGAAGTTTGAGTGCTGGTACAAGAACGGCGGGTGCTGGCAGTACTGCAGGGACAGCAGCGCCTTTCACGTGGTGTGTTCCTGTGCCAAAGATTACACCCTGCACGAGGATGGGAAGAGATGCGTGCAAGCAG cacCGTTTCCTTGTGGCCTGATTAAAGCCAGGCAGGCTCTGGAGGAAGAGCGGCTGGGGCTGGAAAGACTCCCGAGGGGACTGCGTGAGCATGGGGACGATGAGGCCAAGAGGAATGAGAGCACAGAGGGCACAGTTAGGCAAATGGAGCTGAACCAAAGCGCTGCTGGGGAAAATGAGACCTTAAAGGATGGCTTTGGGCAGAGCACGCACACAGAGGGTGACACGGGACAAGCGGAGGTGACAGGGAACAAAACCCTGGTGGATTCTGTGACACAGATGCCACTGGGGGCGGGTGTCCCTGTGCATGGTGGGGCAGTGGGGGGCACCCCCAGGCCTGGAGAGCCTGGGAGAGGCCCGGCTCCATGGCATGAGCCCACCCAGGGCCCTGTGTGGCAGGAGGAGACCACAGAGCCTGCTGCCAGGCAGGAAGAAGTGCTGGAAAATGCCATCCCAACAGCGCGGGCCGGGCTTCATTGGAGCAGTGACCGGGGACGTGTTTCAGACATGCCTCAGTTTGTCCAGATAAATGTCAGCTCTACTTTACAGCACAATGGCTCCAGGATAACGGGAGGAACTTTGTGTCATCGTGGACACTGCCCCTGGCAG GTTTTAATCCGGAATAGCAAAGACATTGGTTTCTGTGGAGGGAGTTTAATCGGCAGCCGCTGGGTGGTCACTGCTGCTCACTGCCTCGATCTCGTCAGGCCACACCATGTCACCGTAG GAGACTTTGACAAGTATCAAAGAGaatttaaagaacagaagatTTCTGTGGAACGGAGCTGGACACATCCACATTATGATTCAAATGACTACAACAGCGACATTGCCTTGTTGTACCTGAGCAGTGCCGTTGTTTTTAACGAGTATGCAATTCCCATCTGCCTCCCGAGCCCCAGCCTGGCCACCCTGCTATCCGAAGAAGGAAGAATAGGGATGGTAAGTGGCTGGGGTGCCACTCACGACAGGGGTTCGACTCTGCGCTTCCTCATGAAAGTCCGTCTGCCCATTGTGAACATGGAGACCTGCCAGCGCTCAATGGACAGGCTGGTCACTGATAACATGTTCTGTGCAGGGCACCACACCGAAGTGGCAGACGCCTGCAAAGGGGACAGCGGTGGCCCTTTCACCGTGTCTCACCACAACACCTGGTTTCTCTTGGGGATTGTGAGCTGGGGAGAGGGCTGTgctgaaaaagggaaatacGGTGTGTACACCAGGGTGTCCAACTACATCCCCTGGATTAAAGAGATTGTCGAGAGCGTAGCAGATTCTGAAAACTTCTCCATTAACTTTTCTTA A
- the LOC115612094 gene encoding coagulation factor IX-like isoform X1, producing MHTKMESRSSIVMFLLLMCSLNSSCPFAHSVFMRKDEAHEVLKVHKRANYFLEEIRPGNLERECNEEKCSFEEAKEIFHSQEKTMEFWFNYRGLNPCNTNPCNNGGVCKIRHYNYFCICPPKFGGDNCEKEKFECWYKNGGCWQYCRDSSAFHVVCSCAKDYTLHEDGKRCVQAAPFPCGLIKARQALEEERLGLERLPRGLREHGDDEAKRNESTEGTVRQMELNQSAAGENETLKDGFGQSTHTEGDTGQAEVTGNKTLVDSVTQMPLGAGVPVHGGAVGGTPRPGEPGRGPAPWHEPTQGPVWQEETTEPAARQEEVLENAIPTARAGLHWSSDRGRVSDMPQFVQINVSSTLQHNGSRITGGTLCHRGHCPWQVLIRNSKDIGFCGGSLIGSRWVVTAAHCLDLVRPHHVTVGDFDKYQREFKEQKISVERSWTHPHYDSNDYNSDIALLYLSSAVVFNEYAIPICLPSPSLATLLSEEGRIGMVSGWGATHDRGSTLRFLMKVRLPIVNMETCQRSMDRLVTDNMFCAGHHTEVADACKGDSGGPFTVSHHNTWFLLGIVSWGEGCAEKGKYGVYTRVSNYIPWIKEIVESVADSENFSINFS from the exons ATGCACACTAAAATGGAGAGCCGTTCCTCAATTGTGATGTTTCTCCTGCTGATGTGCTCCCTCAACAGCAGCTGTCCATTTGCACATTCAG tgTTCATGAGGAAGGACGAAGCACACGAGGTGCTCAAAGTCCATAAACGCGCCAACTATTTTCTAGAAGAGATTCGTCCAGGGAACCTGGAGAGAGAATGCAACGAGGAGAAGTGTTCCTTTGAGGAGGCCAAGGAGATCTTCCACTCACAGGAGAAAACG ATGGAGTTTTGGTTCAATTACAGAG gTTTAAATCCATGTAATACAAATCCCTGTAACAACGGTGGAGTCTGCAAAATAAGACACTACAATTACTTTTGCATCTGCCCCCCAAAATTTGGAGGAGACAACTGTGAAAAAG AGAAGTTTGAGTGCTGGTACAAGAACGGCGGGTGCTGGCAGTACTGCAGGGACAGCAGCGCCTTTCACGTGGTGTGTTCCTGTGCCAAAGATTACACCCTGCACGAGGATGGGAAGAGATGCGTGCAAGCAG cacCGTTTCCTTGTGGCCTGATTAAAGCCAGGCAGGCTCTGGAGGAAGAGCGGCTGGGGCTGGAAAGACTCCCGAGGGGACTGCGTGAGCATGGGGACGATGAGGCCAAGAGGAATGAGAGCACAGAGGGCACAGTTAGGCAAATGGAGCTGAACCAAAGCGCTGCTGGGGAAAATGAGACCTTAAAGGATGGCTTTGGGCAGAGCACGCACACAGAGGGTGACACGGGACAAGCGGAGGTGACAGGGAACAAAACCCTGGTGGATTCTGTGACACAGATGCCACTGGGGGCGGGTGTCCCTGTGCATGGTGGGGCAGTGGGGGGCACCCCCAGGCCTGGAGAGCCTGGGAGAGGCCCGGCTCCATGGCATGAGCCCACCCAGGGCCCTGTGTGGCAGGAGGAGACCACAGAGCCTGCTGCCAGGCAGGAAGAAGTGCTGGAAAATGCCATCCCAACAGCGCGGGCCGGGCTTCATTGGAGCAGTGACCGGGGACGTGTTTCAGACATGCCTCAGTTTGTCCAGATAAATGTCAGCTCTACTTTACAGCACAATGGCTCCAGGATAACGGGAGGAACTTTGTGTCATCGTGGACACTGCCCCTGGCAG GTTTTAATCCGGAATAGCAAAGACATTGGTTTCTGTGGAGGGAGTTTAATCGGCAGCCGCTGGGTGGTCACTGCTGCTCACTGCCTCGATCTCGTCAGGCCACACCATGTCACCGTAG GAGACTTTGACAAGTATCAAAGAGaatttaaagaacagaagatTTCTGTGGAACGGAGCTGGACACATCCACATTATGATTCAAATGACTACAACAGCGACATTGCCTTGTTGTACCTGAGCAGTGCCGTTGTTTTTAACGAGTATGCAATTCCCATCTGCCTCCCGAGCCCCAGCCTGGCCACCCTGCTATCCGAAGAAGGAAGAATAGGGATGGTAAGTGGCTGGGGTGCCACTCACGACAGGGGTTCGACTCTGCGCTTCCTCATGAAAGTCCGTCTGCCCATTGTGAACATGGAGACCTGCCAGCGCTCAATGGACAGGCTGGTCACTGATAACATGTTCTGTGCAGGGCACCACACCGAAGTGGCAGACGCCTGCAAAGGGGACAGCGGTGGCCCTTTCACCGTGTCTCACCACAACACCTGGTTTCTCTTGGGGATTGTGAGCTGGGGAGAGGGCTGTgctgaaaaagggaaatacGGTGTGTACACCAGGGTGTCCAACTACATCCCCTGGATTAAAGAGATTGTCGAGAGCGTAGCAGATTCTGAAAACTTCTCCATTAACTTTTCTTAG